The Chloroflexus aggregans DSM 9485 genome segment CCGAGCCGCACGGCGTGCAGCTCCATCATCCAATCGCCGGAATGCACGATGGAGCGCTGCACGGTGGTGCGGTTCCACCATCCAATAACAAGGATGTGATTATGTCTACATGGTTCCCGCCCCCCTTATGGGTATCATCAGCGGTATGCGCCGTGATCGGCCTGATCGGCGGCAGCGCCTTTTGGTGGGCATCACGGTCATGGAGCATCTTCATTGCCGCATTTTTGTGGGCGCTGATCGGAACGGTAGGCACCGTGATCGGGCGCAGCGCCGGTGAGCGGTTGCGTTACGGTGATTGGAAGCATGCCACCCGGCTGGCGCCGGTGCAGACCATCGTGCCTATGGGCGGATTTCTGGGTGTCGCCTTGCTGGTTGGCGCGCCATTGAATACCGATCAGATTCTGGTCGTGTGTGGGATTGTGCTAGCGCTAGCGGTGCTGTTTTGGATCGGTCTACCGTTGACGTCACCGTTCCGGGAACGGAAATGATTCCCCGGATTGCATCGTTATGGATCAAATCATCTATTCCCTCACCGAATTAGCCGCACTGCGCGCAGCATGGCGAGCGGCCGGTTTGAAGGTTGTGCTGACAAATGGGGTGTTCGACCTCGTGCATATCGGCCACATCAATTATTTGAAAGCAGCACGTGCGTTAGGTGACCGATTGATCGTAGCGATTAACAGTGACAAATCAACCCGTCACCTGAAAGGACCGCTGCGTCCAATTGTGCCGGCAATGGAACGGGCGACGATCATTGCGGCTTTGCGTTGTGTTGATGCAGTAACGATTTTTGCCGAACGTACCGCCGAGACGGTGGTTGCAACGCTGAAACCGGATCTGTACGTGAAAGGTGGCGATTATGGGAACGGTAATGCCATCGATGAGACACGATTACCGGAGGCACGCATCGCCCGCGCATATGGCGGTGAGGTGCGGTTGTTGCCGTTTCACGAGGGTTACGCCACGACCCAATTGATCGAACGGATTGTGGAACGATACCGCCATCCCCCCCAATCGTAGGGGCGCACGGCAGTGCGCCCGGTAGACGCGCACGGCAGTGCGCCCGGTAGACGCGCACGGCAGTGCGCCCGGTAGACGCGCACGGCGGTGCGCCCGGTAGACGCGCACGGCGGTGCGCCCGGTAGACGCGCACGGCGGTGCGCCCGGTAGACGCGCACGGCAGTGCGCCCGGTAGGCGCGCACGGCAGTGCGCCCGGTAGACGCGCACGGCAGTGCGCCCGGTAGGCGCGCACGGCAGTGCGCCCGGTAGACGCGCACGGCGGTGCGCCCGGTAGACGCGCACGGCGGTGCGCCCGGTAGACGCGCACGGCGGTGCGCCCGGTAGACGCGCACGGCAGTGCGCCCGGTAGGCGCGCACGGCGGTGCGCCCCCCGCCCCATCGCCCGCGCATATGGCGGTGAGGTGCGGTTGTTGCCGTTTCACGAGGGTTACGCCACGACCCAATTGATCGAACGGATTGTGGAACGATACCGCCATCCCCCCCCAATCGTAGGGGCGCACGGCAGTGCGCCCCCGTCCCCCGCCGACCGCCATTATATGATTTGGATCAATACGTTTGCCACCCGTTCGGTGATAGGCGATATAGCAAACAGACGTCCATTTTGCGATTGGGCCGACCCCTGATTACCGATGAAGGCTGCGGCATTAGCAAGACACCAACCCAAGACCGGCGAAGCCACAGTACCGGCACTTGTGACGGCAGGACTTGTGCTGCTGCGCAGTGAAGCCATGGCAGTGAACGAATTGGCTTGGGCAATCAGATGCTGGCTGAGGGTGAGATTGGCGATACCCTCAATCACATTGCCGTCGAGCAACAAGCGCGCGCAGACATCGAAGACAACAGTCCTATCACTATCGCGGACAATCTCGTTCAACAAATCAAAGCTAATGCTCAGCCTGACCAGATGGTTGCTACGAAGCTGAACGGTACCCACATAGGCTTCATTGATATTCGTCTGTTGA includes the following:
- a CDS encoding adenylyltransferase/cytidyltransferase family protein, coding for MDQIIYSLTELAALRAAWRAAGLKVVLTNGVFDLVHIGHINYLKAARALGDRLIVAINSDKSTRHLKGPLRPIVPAMERATIIAALRCVDAVTIFAERTAETVVATLKPDLYVKGGDYGNGNAIDETRLPEARIARAYGGEVRLLPFHEGYATTQLIERIVERYRHPPQS